Proteins from a genomic interval of Clostridium scatologenes:
- a CDS encoding magnesium transporter CorA family protein yields the protein MISIYKTLDESGTLHSIDTIEPGCWVNIVAPSEGDLLLVSKKVGVPLDFLKSALDEEETSRIDIEDNNLLVIVDIPFTEMEDNSLTYDSYPLAIIHTEHSIITVCLKNSKILTDFIDNKVKSFFTFKRSRFILQILYRIASYYLIYLRQIDKKSLMIEQKLHKSMKNKELIQLLSLEKSLVYFSTSLKSNEITLEKMLKLEILQKYPEDQNILEDVIIENKQAIEMANIYSNILSGTMDAFASVISNNLNMVMKLLASITIVMAIPNIIFSSFGMNLTGIPFNSNPQGFWITYGIAAILCLVAIVILRKKGLF from the coding sequence ATGATTTCAATTTATAAAACTTTAGATGAATCAGGAACATTACATTCGATAGATACCATAGAACCTGGATGTTGGGTTAATATAGTAGCACCTTCTGAAGGGGACTTACTGCTTGTATCTAAAAAAGTAGGTGTGCCATTGGACTTTTTAAAATCTGCACTAGATGAAGAAGAAACTTCCCGTATTGATATTGAAGATAACAATCTTCTTGTTATTGTAGACATACCATTCACTGAAATGGAAGATAACTCTTTAACTTACGATTCATACCCACTAGCAATTATCCATACAGAACACTCCATAATAACCGTATGTTTAAAAAATAGTAAAATTCTTACTGATTTTATTGATAATAAAGTTAAATCGTTTTTTACCTTTAAACGCTCAAGATTTATCCTTCAAATACTCTACAGAATAGCAAGTTACTATTTAATCTACTTAAGGCAAATAGATAAAAAAAGCTTAATGATTGAACAAAAACTTCATAAATCCATGAAAAATAAAGAATTAATTCAACTATTGTCCTTAGAAAAATCTCTAGTTTATTTCTCTACATCTTTAAAGTCTAACGAAATTACGCTTGAAAAAATGTTAAAGCTTGAAATTCTCCAAAAATATCCTGAAGATCAAAATATACTTGAAGATGTTATTATAGAAAATAAACAAGCTATAGAAATGGCTAATATTTATAGCAACATATTAAGTGGCACTATGGATGCCTTTGCATCTGTAATATCCAATAACTTAAATATGGTAATGAAACTATTAGCTTCTATAACTATAGTTATGGCTATACCTAATATAATTTTTAGTTCCTTCGGTATGAACTTAACTGGAATACCATTTAATTCAAATCCACAGGGATTTTGGATTACTTACGGCATAGCCGCAATATTATGCTTAGTTGCTATAGTTATTTTAAGAAAAAAAGGACTATTCTAA
- a CDS encoding NAD-dependent protein deacylase, protein MSTEIETLTQILRNSNNIVFFGGAGVSTSSGIPDFRSSNGLWNEKLKINFTPEQLVSHTFFMRYPEEFFEFYKDKLIYPNAKPNGCHIALAKLEQMGKLKAVVTQNIDGLHQAAGSKVVYELHGSVLRNYCMKCNAFYDEKFILESKGVPTCPKCGGKVKPDVVLYEEGLDNNIISGAVKAISEADTLIIGGTSLVVYPAAGLIDYFKGKNLVLINKSTTSADNKADLIINDDIAKALSDAVNKL, encoded by the coding sequence ATGAGTACTGAAATTGAAACATTAACCCAAATACTTAGAAATAGCAATAATATAGTTTTCTTCGGTGGTGCAGGGGTAAGCACATCTTCAGGAATACCAGACTTTAGAAGTTCAAATGGTTTATGGAACGAAAAACTTAAGATAAACTTTACACCTGAACAATTAGTATCTCATACCTTTTTTATGAGATATCCAGAAGAATTTTTTGAATTCTATAAAGATAAATTAATTTATCCCAATGCAAAACCTAATGGCTGCCATATAGCTTTAGCTAAACTAGAACAAATGGGAAAATTAAAGGCTGTAGTTACTCAAAATATAGATGGATTACATCAAGCTGCTGGTTCAAAAGTAGTTTATGAATTACATGGATCAGTTCTTAGAAATTACTGTATGAAGTGTAATGCTTTCTATGATGAAAAATTCATTTTAGAATCTAAAGGGGTACCTACTTGTCCTAAATGTGGTGGAAAAGTTAAACCTGACGTAGTTCTTTATGAAGAAGGATTGGACAATAACATTATTTCTGGTGCTGTAAAAGCAATATCAGAGGCTGACACTTTAATTATTGGAGGAACATCTTTAGTTGTTTATCCTGCTGCAGGACTTATTGATTATTTTAAAGGAAAAAATCTTGTACTTATAAATAAGAGTACAACTTCTGCTGATAATAAAGCTGATTTAATTATTAATGATGATATTGCCAAAGCTTTAAGTGACGCTGTTAATAAACTTTAA
- a CDS encoding S66 peptidase family protein codes for MIAKRLNYGDTIGLISPAGADNPDNIKKSISFLKSLGFNIKEGKHIYDRYGYLAGKDDDRASDLMNMFLDKTVDMVLCVRGGYGTMRILPLIDFSVIKENPKIFAGFSDITTLLNSISLKCNLITFHSPMCNSNLLDKITLESFLYTIMKGDKAYTIENPKDFKTECFSNEPFIEGQLIGGNLALVSSTLGTPYEIDTKDKILFIEDVSEEPYRIDRMLTQLSLSGKLQQCKGFILGQFKDCSLPHYERSLTLRQVIEDRILTLNKPTILNFQSGHSYPKLTLPIGAQIKLDCKNGVIHVLEGVIK; via the coding sequence TTGATAGCTAAAAGATTAAATTATGGAGATACAATAGGACTTATATCTCCAGCTGGAGCTGATAATCCTGATAATATAAAAAAGAGTATTAGTTTTCTTAAAAGCTTAGGATTCAATATAAAAGAAGGAAAACATATATATGATAGGTATGGTTATCTTGCAGGTAAGGATGATGATAGGGCTTCTGACCTTATGAATATGTTCCTTGATAAAACTGTTGATATGGTTCTTTGTGTAAGAGGTGGATATGGTACTATGAGAATTCTTCCTCTTATAGATTTCAGTGTCATAAAGGAAAATCCTAAAATATTTGCAGGTTTTAGTGATATAACTACCTTACTAAATTCTATATCCTTAAAGTGCAACTTAATAACTTTTCATTCTCCTATGTGTAATTCTAATCTTTTAGATAAAATTACACTAGAGAGCTTTTTGTATACTATTATGAAAGGAGATAAAGCATATACTATAGAAAATCCTAAAGACTTTAAAACTGAATGCTTTTCAAATGAACCTTTTATAGAAGGACAACTTATAGGTGGTAATCTTGCTCTAGTATCTAGCACTCTAGGTACTCCTTATGAAATAGATACCAAAGATAAAATTTTATTTATAGAAGATGTATCTGAAGAACCTTATAGGATAGACAGAATGCTAACTCAATTATCTCTATCTGGAAAACTTCAACAATGTAAGGGATTTATTTTAGGTCAATTTAAAGACTGCTCTCTTCCACATTATGAAAGAAGTCTTACTTTAAGGCAAGTAATTGAAGACAGGATTCTCACATTAAATAAGCCTACTATACTTAATTTTCAATCAGGCCATTCTTATCCCAAGCTTACTCTTCCTATTGGTGCACAAATTAAATTAGATTGTAAAAATGGAGTAATACATGTATTGGAAGGTGTTATAAAATAA